One genomic window of Corticium candelabrum chromosome 21, ooCorCand1.1, whole genome shotgun sequence includes the following:
- the LOC134196216 gene encoding uncharacterized protein LOC134196216 — protein MVDEKILARVTEATAWASPIVLVNKPGTDKLRICMDLSALNNAIQREHYQIKTPEEIFADLAGYEYFSTLDATSVFFTSGIGGKEQLPDNRCNTMWTIQIPQATIRN, from the coding sequence ATGGTAGATGAAAAAATCCTTGCCAGGGTGACAGAAGCTACAGCATGGGCCAGCCCCATTGTACTAGTAAACAAGCCGGGAACAGACAAGCTACGCATCTGCATGGATCTGAGTGCTTTAAACAATGCAATTCAACGAGAACATTATCAAATCAAGACACCAGAAGAGATATTTGCAGATTTAGCAGGCTATGAGTACTTCAGTACACTAGATGCTACCTCGGTTTTTTTTACAAGTGGCATTGGAGGAAAAGAGCAGCTACCTGACAACCGTTGCAACACCATGTGGACGATACAGATACCTCAGGCTACCATTCGGAATTAG